In Paracoccus aerodenitrificans, the following are encoded in one genomic region:
- a CDS encoding DUF1501 domain-containing protein, which translates to MHLSRRDFLTASMAAACSAAALPGFTRMSFASAPGDKRFVAIILRGAMDGLDAVQPYGDPFLRKLRRNLSLGPEAGALDLDGFFALHPALAPLMPMWTAGELAFAHAVSTPYRDKRSHFDGQDILEAGTETSPGPSSPDGGWLNRLLPLLPESRLDTAYAVGTDELSIMRGDAAYSSWAPEARLNMSAQAQDLLQSLYESDPPFQSAAETAIQISLADKGNQTAEGGKQSAAEALASFTASRLNNDTRIAAFSLTGWDTHHRQDRIITRPLDQLATALNVLKRDLGKNWQNTVVMAMTEFGRTVRENGTGGTDHGTGGLSVLAGGAVRGKVMHDAWPGLDDSDLYAGRDLMPVADVRSYAGAVLAGLFGLPPSAVEGRIFPGVDMTQARKVLL; encoded by the coding sequence ATGCACCTGAGCCGACGCGACTTCCTGACTGCCTCTATGGCTGCCGCCTGCTCGGCTGCGGCATTGCCGGGTTTTACGCGGATGAGTTTTGCCTCTGCGCCTGGCGATAAGCGTTTCGTTGCGATCATCCTGCGTGGGGCGATGGATGGGCTGGACGCGGTTCAGCCCTATGGCGACCCGTTCCTGCGTAAATTGCGCCGCAATCTTTCTCTTGGACCCGAGGCAGGCGCACTGGATCTGGACGGCTTCTTTGCGCTGCATCCTGCTCTGGCACCTCTGATGCCGATGTGGACCGCTGGTGAACTGGCCTTCGCGCATGCGGTTTCCACACCCTATCGCGACAAACGCAGCCATTTCGACGGGCAGGATATCCTTGAGGCCGGAACTGAGACATCGCCCGGCCCGTCAAGCCCTGACGGTGGCTGGCTGAACCGGCTATTGCCGCTGCTACCCGAATCGCGGTTGGATACGGCCTATGCCGTCGGCACGGATGAGCTGTCGATCATGCGCGGCGATGCAGCCTATTCAAGTTGGGCACCCGAGGCGCGGCTGAATATGTCGGCGCAGGCGCAGGATCTTTTGCAGTCGCTTTATGAAAGCGATCCGCCCTTTCAAAGCGCTGCCGAGACGGCGATCCAGATCAGTCTTGCGGATAAAGGTAACCAGACTGCTGAAGGCGGCAAACAATCCGCCGCCGAGGCGCTTGCAAGCTTCACCGCATCCCGGCTGAATAATGACACTAGGATTGCGGCGTTTTCCCTGACCGGATGGGATACGCATCACCGGCAGGACAGGATTATCACCCGTCCTCTGGACCAGCTTGCCACTGCACTGAACGTGCTGAAACGGGATCTGGGTAAGAACTGGCAGAATACGGTGGTAATGGCGATGACCGAGTTCGGGCGTACCGTTCGTGAAAACGGGACCGGCGGGACCGATCACGGCACTGGTGGTCTGTCGGTTCTGGCAGGGGGTGCGGTGCGCGGCAAGGTGATGCATGATGCCTGGCCGGGGCTGGATGACAGCGATCTGTATGCGGGCCGCGATCTGATGCCGGTGGCCGATGTGCGCAGCTATGCGGGCGCGGTGCTGGCGGGGCTGTTCGGATTGCCGCCTTCCGCCGTGGAGGGCCGGATTTTTCCCGGCGTGGATATGACGCAGGCCCGCAAGGTTTTGCTGTAA
- a CDS encoding sulfotransferase family 2 domain-containing protein: MRTVIVHYHIYKNAGTSFENMLDASFGPAHERFDGPFPFFTIDQDQLDRIIRRRVTAKAFSSHQTVLPQPTSLDYHVLAVLFLRHPVLRIGSIYRFKRNEQDGTSTSLLAKNHDFAGFIEACFAARSELPHISNGQTRQLSAAYGRNPLVARRKDCMEYDLATARRNLAAVDLLGRTEHFEADIRRFAPVAAAYGLTLTIPEQTRHNVTQPTDQPVAERVEAELAGLSDTLRTKLLAANAMDLELYDLANRLIAQPAQG, from the coding sequence ATGAGAACGGTTATCGTCCATTATCATATCTATAAAAACGCCGGGACCTCGTTCGAGAATATGCTGGATGCAAGCTTCGGCCCCGCGCATGAGAGGTTTGACGGCCCTTTTCCCTTCTTCACCATAGATCAGGATCAGCTTGACAGGATCATCCGGCGGCGTGTCACAGCGAAAGCCTTCTCGTCTCATCAGACAGTGCTGCCGCAACCGACATCGCTTGATTATCACGTACTGGCGGTGCTGTTCCTGCGTCATCCCGTTCTGCGCATCGGATCGATCTATCGGTTCAAACGCAATGAGCAGGATGGCACGTCGACATCGCTTCTGGCGAAGAACCATGATTTCGCGGGGTTTATCGAGGCATGTTTCGCGGCCCGCAGCGAATTACCGCATATCTCGAACGGCCAGACGCGGCAGCTTTCGGCAGCCTATGGACGCAATCCTCTGGTGGCGCGGCGGAAGGACTGCATGGAATATGATCTGGCGACGGCGCGGCGGAATCTGGCTGCGGTCGATCTGTTGGGCCGGACCGAGCATTTCGAGGCCGATATCCGCCGCTTCGCCCCTGTCGCGGCCGCATATGGGCTGACGCTGACAATCCCCGAGCAGACGCGTCACAATGTCACTCAGCCGACAGATCAGCCGGTCGCAGAGCGCGTCGAAGCTGAATTAGCGGGTCTGAGCGATACGCTGCGCACAAAGCTGCTGGCGGCAAATGCGATGGATCTGGAGCTTTACGATCTGGCGAACCGGTTGATCGCACAGCCTGCGCAGGGCTGA
- a CDS encoding copper chaperone PCu(A)C — MNTNIFAAAVLAALPVASPVLAADAPAIEIHDAFARSSNQKTGAAFMMIGNTGDTACTLSAVSTPAAEKAEFHTNIQHDNGMMQMVPIEGGIEIPAGEEHALARGGDHVMMMGLTGPMENGDEITLSLDFGDCGTVETVVPVDNDRTVPGMEDHAGSH, encoded by the coding sequence ATGAACACCAATATCTTCGCAGCCGCCGTCCTTGCGGCGCTTCCCGTCGCCTCGCCAGTTCTTGCTGCCGATGCCCCGGCAATCGAGATCCACGATGCGTTCGCCCGCAGCTCAAACCAGAAGACCGGCGCTGCCTTCATGATGATCGGCAATACCGGCGATACCGCCTGTACGCTGAGCGCGGTTTCGACACCGGCAGCTGAAAAGGCCGAATTCCATACGAATATTCAGCACGATAACGGCATGATGCAGATGGTTCCGATCGAGGGTGGCATAGAGATTCCTGCCGGGGAAGAGCACGCTCTGGCTCGCGGCGGGGATCATGTGATGATGATGGGACTGACCGGCCCGATGGAAAACGGCGATGAGATTACGCTGTCCCTCGATTTCGGTGACTGCGGCACTGTCGAGACCGTCGTCCCGGTGGATAATGACCGCACCGTGCCCGGGATGGAGGACCACGCAGGGAGTCATTAA
- a CDS encoding glycosyltransferase, producing the protein MKSRESLLVILGMHRSGTSFLASSMQALGYTLPQDRSGPSPDNPHGHFEPRTVVALNDDALSRKGMWWPHIGPVSAEVEESQMAAALSESFGDAERIVIKDPRLSLLLPLWRPVLEAQGPTAALIALRHPRSTAASLARRNGMGADMGHLCWIAYTLSALEVTEGMPRGLVLFPDWIDNPEPTLSHIASIVGMDLPDDAARQVTASFDRTALYDSTPTGAPTDNIAVLAEDLFSLLAQHARNGTMPDRQDMDALQSEFGKCSATAREVEAVAKDRQHMLRVQITDLSDQKNRLQERINSAARDNASLQVQLQETVQERHRVVDALQQHVTATEQQRDEAVLLRDQVAAQARETEARLSETAARLSETTAQLDDTVARLNDTVAQFEDTRAELSGQIAETEQQLRQSLEQEQASQNLIEELTLCLEQERHTILKPVYRRLHRKGGRILRRILPRPAFDMIKRRLPYPGGIPTRLAYAQIPSAPSRKLGFGEIKAGRTEKPDIFVMSIIDWDFRTQRPQHLAAQMARMGHRVFYIEMTPASGPGTLRMIEPDLYVVRLSSRGMRGTQPYSGTVPQNAVRAWLGHFHDFADQAVTSRYAHIVVEHPYWWNFARHLSPQFQITFDCMDEISGFANTDQSVLDAEASMVAHADRMIVSSQYLHDKYAPQRNVALVRNGTDIAHFLDSPATASDRFTSGRSGVVRIGYVGAIAEWFDTDLVETMARENPDFDIHLCGSVTAQDPARLDRIGNISMYGEIPYADVPGFLQAMDVLIIPFRLLPIIKACDPVKFYEYSAIGKPTIATALPELERAGNLVTIAHDATGFAAAIRAAVKRAGDPHRKAALQDYARRNDWSFRATTMLAEMERAPLLSVIILAHGPAELTLNCLHSLIGRGAAYPAMEILIVDNGSAPDELERLRDAARHPSVRLIENGENLGFARGNNIGIRAARGEYVLLLNNDTYVASGALHAMVSHLSRNPDIGIVGPLTNNIGNEARIETAYANIAGMEKAARQLVTAYRGIWTEIPVCAYFCAMFRKADLDRIGDLPTDYGRGMFEDDDHCASFRAAGLKMALAEDAFVHHELSASFGALPAAERHALFDKNRRIFEAKWGKWRPHRYRETRPESNLPGMS; encoded by the coding sequence ATGAAATCGAGAGAAAGCCTGCTGGTCATTCTGGGAATGCATCGCAGCGGCACCTCGTTTCTGGCCTCGTCCATGCAGGCTCTGGGTTATACGCTGCCGCAGGATCGCTCTGGCCCCTCGCCCGATAATCCGCATGGGCATTTCGAGCCCCGGACGGTTGTCGCGCTGAACGATGATGCCTTGTCCCGGAAGGGGATGTGGTGGCCGCATATCGGTCCGGTTTCTGCCGAGGTTGAAGAATCGCAAATGGCTGCCGCCCTTTCGGAAAGCTTCGGAGATGCCGAGCGTATCGTCATCAAGGACCCTCGTCTCAGCCTTCTGCTGCCCTTGTGGCGGCCTGTGCTGGAGGCTCAGGGACCGACTGCGGCGCTGATCGCGCTGCGCCATCCACGAAGCACCGCCGCATCCCTTGCCCGCCGCAACGGGATGGGAGCGGATATGGGGCATCTCTGCTGGATCGCATATACTCTTTCAGCTTTGGAAGTGACCGAAGGGATGCCGCGCGGTCTTGTCCTGTTCCCGGACTGGATCGACAATCCCGAACCGACGCTGTCGCACATTGCCAGCATCGTGGGCATGGACCTGCCCGATGATGCCGCCCGGCAGGTGACGGCGAGTTTCGACAGGACTGCCCTGTATGACAGTACCCCGACTGGTGCACCCACGGATAACATCGCGGTTCTGGCAGAGGATCTGTTCAGCCTGCTTGCCCAACACGCGCGAAACGGAACGATGCCAGACCGGCAGGACATGGATGCGCTGCAATCCGAATTCGGGAAATGCTCTGCAACCGCCCGCGAGGTCGAGGCTGTGGCGAAAGATCGTCAGCATATGCTTCGGGTGCAGATCACCGATCTTTCCGACCAGAAAAACCGCCTGCAAGAACGCATTAACAGCGCCGCCAGAGATAACGCGTCTCTGCAAGTCCAGTTACAGGAAACGGTTCAGGAACGGCACCGGGTGGTGGACGCGCTTCAGCAGCACGTCACCGCCACGGAACAGCAACGCGACGAGGCCGTGCTGCTTCGCGATCAGGTTGCGGCACAGGCACGCGAAACCGAAGCCCGGCTGAGCGAAACCGCAGCCCGGCTGAGTGAGACCACGGCACAGCTTGATGACACCGTCGCGCGGCTGAACGATACCGTCGCTCAGTTCGAGGACACCCGCGCCGAGCTTTCCGGACAGATCGCAGAGACCGAACAGCAGCTCCGTCAGTCTCTGGAGCAGGAGCAGGCAAGTCAGAACCTCATCGAAGAGCTGACGCTATGCCTTGAACAGGAACGTCACACCATCCTGAAGCCGGTCTATCGCCGCCTGCACCGAAAAGGCGGCCGCATTCTGCGCAGGATATTGCCGCGGCCAGCATTCGACATGATCAAGCGACGCCTGCCCTATCCCGGAGGTATCCCGACGCGGCTTGCTTATGCGCAGATACCATCCGCGCCGTCCCGGAAGCTCGGGTTTGGCGAGATCAAGGCCGGGAGGACGGAGAAGCCGGATATTTTCGTCATGTCCATTATCGACTGGGATTTCAGGACGCAGCGCCCTCAGCATCTGGCGGCCCAGATGGCGCGGATGGGGCATCGTGTCTTCTATATCGAGATGACCCCCGCATCAGGACCCGGCACGCTGCGTATGATCGAGCCGGATCTGTATGTCGTCCGCCTTTCCTCTCGCGGGATGCGCGGCACCCAGCCTTATTCCGGCACAGTGCCGCAAAACGCTGTCCGCGCATGGCTGGGGCATTTCCACGATTTCGCGGATCAGGCAGTGACCAGCAGATACGCGCATATCGTGGTCGAGCACCCCTATTGGTGGAATTTTGCCCGGCATCTTTCGCCGCAATTCCAGATCACCTTTGACTGCATGGACGAAATCTCTGGCTTCGCGAATACGGATCAGAGCGTTCTGGACGCCGAAGCAAGCATGGTCGCGCATGCCGACCGGATGATCGTCTCATCGCAATATCTGCACGACAAATACGCGCCTCAGCGCAATGTGGCGCTTGTCCGGAACGGGACCGATATCGCCCATTTCCTCGATAGTCCGGCGACAGCTTCAGACCGGTTTACATCCGGCAGGTCAGGGGTGGTGAGAATCGGATATGTCGGTGCCATCGCTGAATGGTTCGACACCGATCTTGTCGAGACTATGGCGCGGGAGAACCCGGATTTCGACATCCATCTCTGCGGATCGGTCACCGCGCAGGACCCCGCCCGGCTGGACCGGATCGGCAATATCAGCATGTATGGCGAAATTCCCTATGCCGATGTGCCGGGCTTCCTTCAGGCAATGGATGTGCTGATCATTCCCTTCCGGCTGCTGCCGATCATAAAAGCCTGCGATCCGGTTAAGTTCTATGAATACTCGGCCATCGGAAAGCCGACCATCGCCACCGCCTTGCCAGAGCTTGAACGCGCCGGAAATCTGGTAACGATCGCGCATGATGCGACAGGCTTTGCCGCCGCTATCCGCGCGGCAGTGAAACGCGCGGGCGATCCTCACCGGAAGGCAGCGTTGCAGGATTATGCCCGACGCAATGACTGGTCCTTCCGCGCAACCACCATGCTTGCAGAGATGGAGAGAGCGCCGCTTCTTTCGGTCATCATTCTGGCGCATGGGCCTGCCGAACTGACGCTGAACTGCCTGCACTCTCTGATCGGACGCGGAGCCGCCTATCCCGCGATGGAAATCCTGATCGTCGATAACGGCTCGGCCCCGGACGAACTTGAGAGATTGCGCGACGCGGCGCGGCATCCGTCGGTCAGACTGATCGAGAACGGCGAAAACCTTGGCTTCGCACGCGGCAATAATATCGGCATCAGGGCCGCAAGGGGCGAATATGTGCTGCTGCTGAACAATGATACCTATGTCGCTTCAGGGGCGCTTCACGCGATGGTTTCGCATCTGTCGCGCAACCCCGATATCGGCATTGTCGGGCCATTGACCAATAATATCGGCAATGAAGCGCGGATCGAGACCGCCTATGCCAATATCGCCGGAATGGAGAAAGCGGCGCGTCAGCTTGTGACGGCGTATCGTGGCATATGGACTGAAATTCCGGTCTGCGCCTATTTCTGCGCGATGTTCCGCAAGGCCGATCTGGACCGGATCGGGGATCTGCCGACCGATTACGGTCGCGGCATGTTCGAGGATGACGACCATTGCGCAAGCTTCCGCGCGGCGGGTCTGAAAATGGCTCTGGCCGAGGATGCGTTCGTTCATCATGAACTCTCGGCCAGTTTCGGTGCGCTTCCAGCCGCCGAACGCCATGCGCTTTTCGATAAAAACCGCAGAATATTTGAGGCGAAATGGGGAAAGTGGAGGCCGCACCGCTATCGTGAGACGCGCCCGGAAAGCAATCTGCCGGGCATGTCATGA
- a CDS encoding DUF1800 domain-containing protein, giving the protein MNYADFSLIRFGMGRKPGVQGPADPDNLLEALRSDLMLTRYPLFTTESAGAIFREYQLGRRDERQGEESGRQRRINAQLAFENAMTNSLAQRFARALDDETGFADRLAQFWSSHFSIRRGGSRSSILMASFLDTAIRGNQTTTFRQLLKAATLHPAMLIYLDQSSSIGPRSQVGRRQPGRGLNENHARELLELHTLGVTSDYSQNDIRQLAELMTGLQLTPQSLTEFNTKKVEPGAETVLGIEYGGGRPPRLAEFEAFLDDLAVHRDTAAHISRKLAIHFCADDPPDQLISDLTGTFLRTDGDLMSVYQQLVGHDLAKQTFGQKVRQPQDLVTAGLRVLGASGATVMGWSRRELNRAVLAPLKGMGQSWEGALQPEGWPEREGVWLTPQFLAARIGWAMRQPTRLVKPLPDPRDLVRTAFGSALDDELALAASRAESAADGVGVILASPQFNRR; this is encoded by the coding sequence ATGAATTACGCTGATTTTTCCTTGATTCGCTTCGGTATGGGGCGAAAGCCGGGCGTTCAGGGGCCGGCAGATCCGGATAATCTTCTGGAAGCTCTGCGTTCTGATCTGATGTTGACGCGCTATCCGCTTTTTACAACCGAAAGCGCAGGCGCCATTTTCAGGGAATATCAACTGGGTCGCCGCGACGAGCGTCAAGGTGAGGAAAGTGGCAGGCAGCGACGCATTAATGCTCAGTTGGCGTTTGAGAATGCGATGACAAATTCCTTGGCGCAGCGTTTCGCACGGGCTCTGGATGATGAAACGGGCTTCGCAGACAGACTGGCGCAGTTCTGGTCCAGCCATTTCAGCATTCGACGTGGCGGGTCGCGATCCTCAATCCTGATGGCATCGTTCCTCGATACGGCAATTCGCGGCAATCAGACGACGACATTCCGCCAGCTGCTGAAAGCGGCGACGCTGCACCCTGCGATGCTGATCTATCTCGATCAGAGCTCATCGATAGGGCCGCGTTCGCAGGTGGGTCGCCGTCAGCCGGGCAGGGGGTTAAACGAGAATCACGCTCGCGAGCTGCTTGAGCTTCATACGCTTGGTGTCACCTCGGATTATTCGCAGAACGATATCAGGCAACTGGCCGAGTTGATGACCGGCCTGCAGCTTACCCCTCAGAGCCTGACAGAGTTCAACACCAAGAAAGTTGAGCCGGGTGCGGAAACCGTACTCGGTATCGAGTATGGTGGAGGGCGCCCGCCGAGACTCGCCGAATTCGAGGCTTTTCTGGACGATCTTGCCGTTCATCGGGATACTGCGGCGCATATCTCGCGCAAGCTGGCGATTCACTTCTGTGCCGATGATCCACCGGATCAACTGATAAGCGACCTGACCGGGACGTTTCTCCGTACGGATGGAGATCTGATGTCCGTCTATCAGCAGCTTGTCGGGCATGATCTGGCCAAGCAGACCTTCGGGCAGAAGGTCCGGCAGCCGCAGGATCTGGTCACCGCAGGGCTGCGGGTTCTGGGAGCGTCCGGCGCAACCGTCATGGGATGGTCTCGGCGTGAGCTGAACAGGGCTGTGTTGGCGCCGCTGAAAGGCATGGGTCAAAGCTGGGAAGGTGCATTGCAGCCTGAGGGCTGGCCGGAACGGGAAGGTGTCTGGCTGACGCCGCAATTCCTGGCCGCCCGTATCGGATGGGCCATGCGACAGCCCACGCGCCTTGTGAAACCGCTGCCTGACCCGCGCGATCTGGTCAGGACGGCCTTCGGATCGGCGCTTGACGACGAGCTGGCCCTCGCGGCGTCCCGGGCGGAATCTGCCGCCGATGGGGTCGGCGTCATCCTAGCCTCGCCGCAATTCAACCGGAGATGA
- a CDS encoding isocitrate lyase/PEP mutase family protein yields the protein MSFAAIHRPGDPLILFNIWDAGSARAIADAGAVALATGSASVAGAMGFADGQELPFDLLVDLAARIASASDLPLSVDFEAGYADNPADVAENAARLEETGVAGINLEDGIPPENGVRSIEEQARLIEAIDQRTSLFINARTDLFLQNSSERHASLVADALERAAAFNEAGADGFFVPGLVDLELIREICGSSPLPVNVMKSPSSPRIADLADAGVARISFGPFPWRDSMTALARAFQEQTARS from the coding sequence ATGAGCTTTGCTGCAATTCATCGCCCCGGTGATCCTTTGATCCTGTTCAATATCTGGGATGCGGGATCAGCCCGTGCCATAGCGGATGCAGGTGCGGTCGCTCTGGCGACGGGCAGCGCCTCGGTCGCGGGCGCAATGGGATTCGCGGACGGGCAGGAATTGCCGTTCGATCTGCTTGTCGACCTTGCGGCAAGAATCGCCTCGGCATCGGATCTCCCGCTGAGCGTCGATTTCGAGGCGGGTTATGCGGACAACCCTGCCGATGTCGCCGAAAACGCCGCGCGGCTGGAAGAAACCGGAGTAGCAGGAATCAATCTGGAAGACGGTATTCCTCCGGAAAACGGCGTAAGATCAATTGAGGAGCAAGCGCGTCTGATTGAGGCCATCGACCAGAGAACCTCGCTGTTTATCAACGCGCGGACCGACCTGTTTTTGCAGAATTCGTCCGAACGCCACGCATCGTTGGTAGCTGATGCCCTTGAACGTGCAGCCGCTTTCAATGAGGCTGGCGCGGATGGGTTCTTTGTCCCCGGACTGGTCGATCTGGAACTGATTCGCGAAATCTGCGGCAGTTCGCCTTTACCGGTGAATGTGATGAAATCACCGTCCTCGCCGCGAATTGCGGACCTTGCGGATGCCGGTGTCGCACGAATCAGCTTTGGCCCCTTCCCCTGGCGGGATTCAATGACCGCATTGGCGCGGGCATTTCAAGAACAGACTGCCCGATCCTGA
- a CDS encoding glycosyltransferase family 32 protein produces MRLTQFWDKPTPPAEVAALIGTWRDDPHFRHELFNHETARDYIATHLGSDIRDAFDKCRLPAMQADLFRYCSLYVGGGLYIDADIANQKNAHDFFAAESWSGHAMRHFRKAGQREGAGVLMYRTSRKDGVRSQKITNDVMLAAGLGCRLFEAAIRCASENIAGETSQNVWLVTGPGVLNGLYRNEATRGLFQPYHQVSIIQVKRHLGFFWDLDYKKGEDDWRHSIRSGSGASIFAGTDKDGAS; encoded by the coding sequence ATGCGGCTGACGCAGTTCTGGGATAAACCGACGCCCCCCGCCGAGGTCGCGGCGCTGATCGGCACATGGCGCGACGATCCGCATTTCCGGCATGAGCTTTTCAACCACGAGACTGCTCGCGACTATATTGCGACACATCTCGGATCGGATATCCGCGATGCGTTCGACAAATGCCGTCTGCCAGCGATGCAGGCGGATCTGTTCCGCTATTGCAGCCTCTATGTCGGAGGCGGGCTGTATATCGACGCCGATATCGCCAATCAGAAAAACGCACATGATTTCTTCGCCGCAGAATCATGGAGCGGGCATGCCATGCGCCATTTCCGGAAAGCCGGACAGCGTGAGGGGGCGGGCGTTCTGATGTACCGGACATCGCGCAAGGATGGTGTCAGATCGCAGAAAATCACCAATGATGTCATGCTGGCTGCGGGTCTCGGATGCAGGCTGTTCGAGGCGGCGATCAGATGCGCAAGCGAGAATATCGCCGGTGAGACCTCGCAGAATGTCTGGCTGGTGACCGGGCCTGGCGTGCTGAACGGGCTTTACCGGAATGAAGCGACGCGGGGGCTGTTTCAGCCCTATCATCAGGTCTCGATTATTCAGGTGAAGCGCCATCTCGGCTTCTTCTGGGACCTCGATTACAAGAAAGGAGAGGATGACTGGCGTCACAGCATCCGCTCGGGATCGGGGGCATCCATCTTCGCCGGAACGGATAAGGATGGCGCGTCGTGA
- the rpmB gene encoding 50S ribosomal protein L28: protein MSRVCELTGKGPMTGNNVSHANNKTRRRFLPNLNDVTLTSEKTGRSYSLRISASALRTVDHRGGLDEFLAKSKDADLSPRALKIKKEIAKSSDTAANLEA, encoded by the coding sequence ATGTCGCGCGTCTGCGAATTGACCGGCAAGGGCCCGATGACCGGGAACAATGTCAGCCACGCCAACAACAAGACCCGTCGCCGGTTCCTGCCGAATCTGAACGACGTCACCCTGACTTCGGAAAAGACCGGTCGCAGCTATTCCCTGCGGATTTCCGCATCGGCTCTGCGCACCGTCGATCACCGTGGCGGTCTGGATGAGTTTCTGGCGAAATCCAAGGATGCGGATCTGTCGCCGCGTGCGCTGAAGATCAAGAAAGAAATCGCCAAATCCAGCGACACGGCTGCCAATCTGGAAGCCTGA
- a CDS encoding ABC transporter permease yields the protein MQPARADQRNVPAALPGRVLPRYSTIRTVIALCLREVTTSNGDMAGGYLWSIISPVIFISGLAIIFSAGFRAPPLGENFAIFYATGMLPFTMFRQVCARLEHAIRSSRNLLNFPRVTLFDVLLSKLIMSVLTQAAVSVVVLGLILQFYETNTRFFAVEVLKSFAVAAALGCGVGLANCAIRAKFPLWDFIWSFLSRPLLLVSGIIILVESLPRPYGEWLLWNPLVHITGRMREAFYVDYIGSYADLWYPMQIALVLTFAGLAGIRLFARELLDQ from the coding sequence ATGCAGCCGGCCCGCGCCGATCAGCGCAATGTTCCTGCGGCGCTGCCGGGCAGGGTCCTGCCGCGCTATTCGACCATACGCACGGTGATCGCATTATGCCTGCGTGAGGTGACGACATCCAACGGCGATATGGCCGGAGGCTATTTATGGTCGATTATCTCGCCGGTGATTTTCATCTCGGGACTGGCGATAATCTTTTCGGCCGGGTTTCGCGCCCCGCCTCTGGGAGAAAACTTCGCGATTTTCTATGCGACCGGAATGCTGCCCTTCACGATGTTCAGACAGGTTTGCGCCAGGCTGGAACACGCGATCCGGTCTTCGCGCAACCTGCTGAACTTCCCGCGCGTGACCCTGTTCGATGTGCTGTTGTCCAAGCTGATCATGTCGGTGCTGACGCAGGCGGCGGTGTCCGTCGTGGTTCTTGGCTTAATCCTGCAATTCTACGAAACCAATACGAGGTTTTTCGCGGTCGAGGTGCTGAAATCCTTCGCGGTTGCGGCTGCGCTTGGATGCGGTGTCGGGCTGGCGAATTGTGCGATACGGGCGAAATTCCCGCTATGGGATTTCATCTGGTCGTTCCTGTCGCGCCCGCTTCTGCTGGTATCCGGGATTATCATTCTGGTTGAGAGCCTTCCGCGTCCATATGGCGAATGGTTGCTGTGGAATCCTTTGGTCCATATTACCGGGCGGATGCGAGAGGCGTTTTATGTCGATTATATCGGCAGCTACGCCGATCTCTGGTATCCGATGCAGATCGCTCTGGTTCTGACCTTCGCGGGGCTGGCGGGGATACGTCTGTTTGCGCGGGAGTTGCTGGATCAATGA
- a CDS encoding ABC transporter ATP-binding protein codes for MIVLENLTKIFYSRHLRNVVFHELNAVFPGRTSVALMGRNGAGKSTLLRLISGALLPNSGRVLSDGHISFPIGLADSMHPHMSGAQNTRFIARIYDADTDALKGFVEDFAELGDKFYLPVRTYSSGMRARLMFGINMGLKFDTYLIDEVSAVGDANFKEKSEYLFRQRMKDSGAIFISHSMPLVRRLCSAGAVLENGRITYYEDLEEAIRVHQKNQSV; via the coding sequence ATGATCGTCCTCGAAAACCTCACCAAGATTTTCTATTCGCGCCATCTGCGCAATGTCGTCTTCCATGAGCTGAACGCGGTTTTCCCGGGCAGGACCTCGGTTGCCTTGATGGGGCGCAACGGTGCCGGAAAATCGACCCTGCTCAGGCTGATTTCCGGTGCATTGCTGCCCAATTCGGGCCGGGTGCTGAGCGACGGGCATATATCCTTTCCCATCGGGTTGGCGGATTCCATGCATCCTCATATGAGCGGTGCCCAGAATACCCGCTTCATCGCGCGGATCTATGATGCGGATACCGATGCGCTGAAGGGTTTTGTCGAGGATTTTGCGGAGCTCGGCGACAAATTCTATCTGCCCGTGCGGACATATTCCTCGGGGATGCGTGCGCGGCTGATGTTCGGCATCAATATGGGGCTGAAATTCGATACCTATCTGATTGATGAGGTCTCTGCCGTGGGCGATGCGAATTTCAAGGAAAAGAGCGAATATCTGTTCCGGCAGCGCATGAAGGATTCGGGCGCAATCTTCATCAGCCACTCGATGCCGCTGGTGCGTCGCCTGTGCAGTGCCGGGGCGGTGCTGGAAAATGGCCGGATCACCTATTACGAGGATCTGGAAGAGGCGATCCGGGTGCATCAGAAAAATCAATCCGTCTGA